In a single window of the Tiliqua scincoides isolate rTilSci1 chromosome 15, rTilSci1.hap2, whole genome shotgun sequence genome:
- the LOC136635052 gene encoding ras-related protein Rab-11A-like, with protein MRGKDDEYDYLFKIVLIGDSGVGKSNLLSRFTRNEFNLESKSTIGVEFATRSIQVDNKTVKAQIWDTAGQERYRAITSAYYRGAVGALLVYDIAKYLTYENAERWLKELQDHADANIVIMLVGNKSDLRHLRAVPTDEAKSFAEKNGLSFIETSALDSTNVETAFQNSLTEIYRIVSQRQIAGGQPEAEFSATSTIEPIKVLPTHQEGKQAPCCQNI; from the exons TTGTCCTCATTGGGGACTCGGGTGTCGGGAAGAGCAACCTCCTCTCCCGCTTCACCCGGAACGAGTTCAACCTGGAGAGCAAGAGCACCATCGGGGTGGAGTTTGCCACCCGCAGCATCCAGGTGGACAACAAGACGGTGAAGGCGCAGATCTGGGACACGGCCGGGCAGGAGCGCTACCGGGCCATCACCTCCGC GTACTACAGAGGGGCCGTCGGGGCGCTGCTGGTGTATGACATCGCCAAGTACCTCACCTACGAGAACGCGGAGCGCTGGCTGAAGGAGCTGCAGGACCACGCGGACGCCAACATCGTCATCATGCTGGTGGGCAACAAGAGCGACCTGCGGCACCTGCGGGCGGTGCCCACCGACGAGGCCAAGAGCTTTGCGG AAAAGAACGGCTTGTCCTTCATAGAAACCTCCGCTCTGGATTCCACCAACGTGGAGACGGCCTTTCAGAACAGCCTGACGG AAATCTACCGGATTGTGTCCCAGAGGCAGATCGCTGGGGGGCAGCCGGAAGCGGAGTTCAGCGCCACCAGCACCATCGAGCCCATCAAAGTCCTTCCCACCCACCAGGAAGGGAAGCAGGCTCCCTGCTGCCAGAACATATAA